A single region of the Brachypodium distachyon strain Bd21 chromosome 3, Brachypodium_distachyon_v3.0, whole genome shotgun sequence genome encodes:
- the LOC100829819 gene encoding nuclear intron maturase 2, mitochondrial: MPPPRHALLSSLLRLPRASSSLAFHPPRPPPTRRHQFVADPNAAASRSGVGVGGNPLDPAQLLRDDPVSITASLWVSSFRAAATSPEDAAPPPPPPSLWPFLTRLELWVLAYQKAYADDTGSYLPRSSIPASTLASLLTLRNAVIDARFRFGNRLTPYLQSPRAAANPDPATLSKRKLRALLTTPGPAPFQDRVVQELLLLLLEPVYEARFSPKSFAFRPGRSPHAALRSIRRTWAPYLWYIKGDLSPLLDSPDPALVVGALIRDVRDKKVLDLIRSALLTPVVTGRPGDEDASKKKKKRKYQKKKVLPEGEPKPDPYWLQTFFGFAPEEALTQPDWGHCGVLSPLLANVCLDEFDKWMDEKIKEFYKPSKSDVVGGEDGVEQGNTSWPEFVPTSGPDKTRKVDYIRFGGHFLIGVRGPRADAAIIRKQLVEFCDQRFRIKLDNESLPIEHITKGIMFLDHVLCRRVVYPTLRYTATGGKIISEKGVGTLLSVTASLKQCIKQFRKLEFLKGDREPDPQPCFRMFHATQSHTNSQMNKLLLTMAEWYRYADNRKKIVNFCSYIIRGSLAKLYAAKYKLRSRAKVYKIASRNLSRPLKDKKGQSPEYHNLLRMGLIDSIDGLQYTRMSMVPDPDYTPLPSGWRPDHEKFLLEYIKLTDQQTLEEQRSCIREEGLITPQDQISMLVWSYKKNAVLLPSSKESDVQGSIEDLGSDTDEMNNKELGHEGHQGFSQPAEMS; the protein is encoded by the coding sequence ATGCCTCCGCCTCGCCACGcactcctctcctccctcctccgcctcccccgcgcctcctcctccctcgccttccACCCACCGCGGCCGCCTCCCACGCGCCGCCACCAGTTCGTCGCGGACCCCAACGCTGCCGCGAGCCGAAGCggggtcggcgtcggcggcaaCCCCTTGGACCCGGCGCAGCTCCTCCGGGACGACCCCGTGTCCATCACCGCGTCGCTTTGGGTTTCCTCtttccgcgccgccgccacctcacCGGAAGacgccgcgcctccgcctccgccgccctcgcTGTGGCCCTTCCTAACGCGCCTGGAGCTCTGGGTGCTCGCCTACCAGAAGGCCTACGCCGACGACACAGGCTCCTACCTGCCCCGCTCCTCCATCCCAGCCTCCACGCTCGCCTCCCTCCTCACGCTCCGCAACGCCGTCATCGACGCCCGCTTCCGTTTCGGCAACCGCCTCACCCCCTACCTCCagtccccgcgcgccgccgcgaacCCGGACCCCGCCACGCTCTCCAAGCGCAAGCTCCGGGCCCTCCTCACCACCCCGGGGCCGGCCCCATTCCAGGACCGCGTCGTGCAGgagctgctcctgctgctgctcgagCCTGTCTACGAGGCGCGGTTCTCGCCCAAGTCCTTCGCCTTCCGCCCTGGGAGATCCCCGCATGCCGCCCTCCGTAGCATCCGTCGGACCTGGGCGCCCTACCTCTGGTACATCAAGGGAGACCTATCTCCGCTGCTCGACTCCCCTGACCCTGCACTTGTGGTTGGTGCGCTCATCCGTGATGTGCGTGACAAGAAAGTCCTCGATTTGATCCGCTCGGCATTACTCACCCCAGTGGTGACTGGGAGGCCAGGTGATGAAGATGCAtcgaagaaaaagaagaagaggaagtaccAGAAAAAGAAGGTTCTGCCGGAGGGGGAGCCGAAGCCTGATCCCTACTGGTTGCAGACGTTCTTTGGGTTTGCACCAGAGGAAGCGCTGACACAGCCGGATTGGGGGCATTGTGGGGTGCTTAGCCCGTTGCTTGCTAATGTGTGTCTGGATGAATTTGATAAATGGATGGATGAGAAGATTAAGGAGTTCTACAAGCCTTCCAAATCAGATGTTGTGGGAGGCGAGGACGGTGTTGAGCAGGGGAATACATCATGGCCAGAATTTGTTCCCACGAGTGGGCCTGACAAAACAAGGAAGGTAGACTACATTCGGTTTGGCGGGCATTTCTTGATTGGAGTGAGGGGGCCTAGGGCCGACGCCGCAATTATCCGAAAGCAGCTTGTTGAGTTTTGTGACCAGCGGTTCAGGATCAAGCTTGACAATGAGAGCCTCCCAATTGAGCACATCACTAAAGGGATCATGTTCCTTGATCATGTGCTGTGTCGTCGTGTTGTGTACCCAACCCTTCGTTACACAGCCACTGGAGGCAAGATCATCAGTGAGAAGGGGGTTGGGACTCTGCTCTCAGTGACAGCCAGTTTGAAGCAGTGCATCAAGCAGTTCCGGAAGCTAGAGTTTTTAAAGGGAGATCGTGAACCAGACCCACAGCCATGCTTCCGGATGTTCCATGCCACACAATCTCACACTAACTCACAAATGAATAAACTTCTGTTGACGATGGCTGAATGGTATCGCTATGCTGATAACCGCAAGAAGATCGTCAACTTTTGCTCTTACATTATAAGGGGGTCGTTGGCTAAGTTATATGCTGCTAAGTATAAACTGCGGTCAAGAGCAAAGGTCTACAAAATTGCATCAAGGAATCTTAGTCGACCATTGAAGGATAAGAAAGGGCAGTCGCCAGAGTACCACAATTTGCTGAGAATGGGTCTTATCGACTCAATTGATGGACTTCAGTATACAAGGATGTCCATGGTTCCTGATCCTGACTACACACCGTTACCAAGCGGGTGGCGCCCAGACCACGAGAAGTTTTTGCTGGAGTATATAAAGCTCACAGATCAACAGACACTGGAAGAGCAACGAAGTTGCATTAGAGAGGAGGGACTTATAACACCACAGGACCAGATTTCAATGCTTGTATGGAGCTACAAGAAAAATGCAGTTTTACTACCTTCTTCAAAAGAGAGTGATGTCCAAGGATCCATAGAAGACCTTGGTTCAGATACAGATGAAATGAATAACAAGGAGCTAGGACATGAGGGGCATCAGGGCTTTTCACAACCTGCTGAAATGTCATGA
- the LOC100841241 gene encoding uncharacterized protein LOC100841241 yields MRCKLHPYANAVGVCAPCLRDRLLALAADRARARAVAGDQADCSSTEDCSSSRGASPPHRRGASPYAAARRSDACLYASSRHPHHHNQHQPELLFFRTPQVGPAASWTAPALAGDHGSERKKNGAERKRSSSSFLALLFGGRRRRGREEEEEEERSKKFDQHQPPRRSTSWISAIVRRKRRPDPGASSLRRPADEEPDSPGASSATTTTSSSWWFPSPSPARHHHHHPRRGRPRDNNNSGGDGNGMSGFAVCLSPLVRPGSGSGGTRRRCQAAPDLGESHRRHLSAGSGAASFGRNTSRKLADVGRFR; encoded by the coding sequence ATGAGGTGCAAGCTCCACCCGTACGCGAACGCGGTGGGCGTCTGCGCGCCCTGCCTCCGCGaccgcctcctcgccctcgccgccgaccgcgcccgcgcccgcgccgtcgccggggacCAAGCCGACTGCAGCAGCACCGAGgactgcagcagcagccgagGCGCCTCGCCCCCGCACCGGCGCGGCGCGTCGCcctacgccgccgcccgccgctccgACGCCTGCCTCtacgcctcctcccgccacCCCCACCACCATAACCAGCACCAGCCcgagctcctcttcttccgcACACCGCAAGTCgggcccgccgcctcctggaCGGCGCCcgccctcgccggcgaccaTGGCagcgagaggaagaagaatggTGCCGAGAGGAAgcgctcctcgtcgtccttcCTGGCGTTGCTCttcggcgggcggcggcggcgcggccgggaggaggaggaggaggaagaaaggagcAAGAAGTTCGACCAACACCAGCCTCCCCGGAGGTCAACCTCGTGGATCTCCGCCATCGTCCGCCGCAAGCGGAGGCCGGATCCTGGCGCGTCGTCcctgcggcggccggcggacgAGGAGCCCGATTCCCCGGGAGCCAGCAGCGCCACCACGACCACCAGTAGCTCCTGGTGGTTCCCCTCGCCTTCCCCGGCCAGgcaccatcaccaccatccCCGGCGCGGCAGGCCCAgagacaacaacaacagcggcggcgacgggaaCGGGATGTCGGGGTTTGCGGTGTGCCTGAGCCCGCTGGTCCGGCCCGGCAGCGGCTCCGGCGGGAcccggcgccggtgccaggCGGCGCCCGACCTGGGCGAGAGCCACCGGCGGCACCTCtcggccggcagcggcgctgcGTCGTTTGGGCGCAACACCTCCCGGAAGCTCGCCGACGTCGGCAGGTTCCGATGA
- the LOC100830127 gene encoding dynamin-related protein 1E — MAAMGNVIGLVNRIQRACTVLGDHGGDGALPTLWEALPSVAVVGGQSSGKSSVLESIVGRDFLPRGSGIVTRRPLVLQLHKTEEGEKDYAEFMHMPRRRFTDFALVRKEIEDETDRLTGRTKQISPVPIHLSIYSPNVVNLTLIDLPGLTKVAIEGQPETIVEDIENMVRLHVDKPNCIILAISPANQDIATSDAIKLAREVDPTGERTFGVLTKLDLMDKGTNALDVLEGRAYRLQHPWVGIVNRSQADINRNVDMIIARKKEQEFFASSPEYAHLASRMGSEYLAKLLSQELEAVIRARIPSITSLINKTIDELESEMDHLGRPIASDAGAQLYLILELCRAFDKIFKEHLDGGRPGGDRIYGVFDNQLPSALRKLPFDRYLSLQNVKRVVSEADGYQPHLIAPEQGYRRLIESGLKYFRGPAEASVDAVHLVLKELVRKSIGETEELKRFPTLQKELAAACYQALERFREDGHKTALRLVDMESMYLTVDFFRKLPQEVDKAGTGSPPTPAVDRYTDTHFRRIASNVSSYIGMVSETLKNTIPKAVVHCQVREAKRSLLNYFYTQVGSKDAKQLALLLDEDPNLMDRRQQCFKRLELYKSARSEIDAVSWAR; from the exons ATGGCGGCCATGGGGAACGTGATCGGGCTCGTGAACCGCATACAGCGCGCCTGCACCGTGCTCGGCgaccacggcggcgacggcgccctCCCCACCCTGTGGGAGGCACTGCCttccgtcgccgtcgtcggcggccag AGTTCGGGGAAGTCGTCCGTGCTGGAGAGCATAGTCGGGCGCGACTTCCTTCCTCGCGGCTCGG GGATCGTGACGAGGAGGCCGCTGGTTCTGCAGCTGCACAAGAcggaggagggggagaaaGACTACGCCGAGTTTATGCATATGCCCAGGCGCCGGTTCACTGATTTCG CTCTTGTGCGAAAGGAAATCGAAGATGAAACTGATAGGTTGACAGGGAGGACAAAACAAATATCTCCGGTTCCTATTCATCTCAGCATATACTCACCAAATG TGGTCAACTTAACATTGATTGATCTGCCGGGTCTAACTAAAGTTGCCATAG AGGGACAGCCTGAAACCATTGTCGAGGACATTGAAAACATGGTGCGCCTACATGTTGATAAG CCAAACTGTATTATACTTGCTATATCTCCTGCTAATCAAGATATAGCAACATCTGATGCCATTAAGCTTGCTCGGGAGGTTGATCCAACCG GTGAAAGGACCTTTGGTGTGTTGACTAAGCTTGATTTGATGGACAAGGGAACAAATGCGCTTGat GTTCTTGAAGGAAGAGCCTACAGACTACAACACCCATGGGTTGGAATTGTTAACCGTTCACAAGCAGATATCAACAGGAATGTTGACATGATTATTGCtaggaaaaaagaacaagagtTCTTTGCTTCTAGTCCTGAATATGCTCATTTAGCCAGCAGGATGGGTTCAGAATATCTTGCTAAACTTCTTTCACAg GAACTTGAGGCAGTGATCAGGGCACGCATTCCAAGCATAACATCTTTGATAAACAAAACTATTGATGAGCTTGAATCTGAGATGGATCACCTTGGTAGACCTATTGCTTCTGACGCTGGG GCTCAGTTATACCTCATCTTGGAGCTTTGCCGTGCATTTGACAAAATATTTAAAGAGCATCTTGATGGGGG ACGACCTGGTGGTGATCGAATATATGGGGTCTTTGATAACCAACTCCCTTCTGCTCTGCGGAAGCTTCCATTTGACCGCTACCTCTCTTTGCAAAATGTTAAGCGAGTTGTATCAGAAGCTGATGGTTATCAGCCTCATTTGATTGCTCCCGAGCAAGGATATCGTCGACTGATCGAATCTGGTCTTAAATATTTTAGAGGGCCAGCTGAAGCTTCCGTAGATGCT GTGCATCTTGTTTTGAAAGAGCTGGTAAGGAAATCAATTGGGGAGACTGAG GAATTGAAAAGATTTCCCACTCTTCAAAAGGAGCTTGCTGCTGCATGCTACCAGGCCCTGGAAAGATTCCGTGAAGATGGTCATAAAACTGCTCTACGATTGGTTGATATGGAGTCGATGTATTTGACGGTCGATTTCTTCCGCAAGCTTCCACAGGAAGTGGACAAGGCTGGAACTGGAAGCCCTCCCACTCCTGCTGTTGATCGGTACACTGACACACACTTCAGGAGGATTGCTTCTAATGTGTCCTCATACATTGGGATGGTATCTGAGACACTGAAGAATACTATCCCCAAGGCTGTTGTTCACTGTCAAGTCCGGGAAGCCAAGCGGTCCCTGCTTAACTATTTCTATACTCAAGTGGGCAGCAAAGAT GCTAAGCAGCTCGCACTACTCCTTGACGAGGATCCTAATCTCATGGACCGTAGGCAGCAATGCTTTAAGAGGCTTGAGCTATACAAGTCCGCAAGGAGTGAGATTGATGCCGTGTCATGGGCGCGATGA
- the LOC100830440 gene encoding T-complex protein 1 subunit epsilon: MVLVFDEFGRRFIILREQESKSRLRGLDAHKANVAGGKAVARILRTSLGPKGMDKMLQSPDGDVTITNDGATILEQMDVDNQIAKLMVELSRSQDYEIGDGTTGVVVMAGSLLEQAEKLLERGIHPIRIAEGYEMASRIAFDHLEHISNKFEFTATNIEPLVQTCMTTLSSKIVNRCKRMLAEIAVKAVLAVADLERKDVNLDLIKVEGKVGGKLEDTELIYGIAVDKDMSHPQMPKRIEDANIAILTCPFEPPKPKTKHKVDIDTVEKFQTLREQEQKYFDEMVQKCKDVGATLVICQWGFDDEANHLLMHRNLPAVRWVGGVELELIAIATGGRIVPRFQELSPEKLGKAGLVREKSFGTTKDRMLYIEKCANSRAVTIFIRGGNKMMIEEAKRSIHDALCVARNLIRNNSIVYGGGSAEISCSIAVDAAADRYAGVEQYAIRSFADALDGIPLALAENSGLPPIDTLTAVKSQQVKEGNPHCGIDCNDVGTNDMREQNVFETLIGKQQQLLLATQVVKMILKIDDVITPSEF; encoded by the exons atggtgcTGGTCTTCGACGAGTTCGGCCGGCGTTTCATCATCCTGAGGGAGCAGGAGAGCAAGTCGCGCCTGCGGGGGCTCGATGCGCACAAGGCCAAcgtcgccggcggcaaggCCGTCGCGCGCATCCTCCGCACCTCGCTCGGCCCCAAGGGCATGGACAAGATGCTCCAGTCCCCTGACGGCGACGTCACAATCA CAAATGATGGTGCAACAATCCTGGAACAAATGGATGTTGACAACCAGATCGCAAAGCTGATGGTGGAGCTATCCCGCAGTCAAGACTATGAAATTGGGGATGGTACCACTGGGGTGGTGGTCATGGCAGGGTCGCTCCTGGAGCAAGCTGAAAAACTTCTTGAGCGAGGTATTCATCCAATAAGGATTGCGGAAGGTTATGAGATGGCCTCGCGGATAGCTTTTGACCACCTTGAACACATCTCCAATAAGTTTGAGTTCACGGCCACAAATATAGAGCCTTTGGTGCAGACCTGCATGACCACTCTGTCCTCAAAGAT TGTTAACCGTTGTAAGCGGATGCTTGCTGAGATTGCTGTCAAGGCAGTCCTTGCAGTTGCTGATTTGGAAAGGAAGGATGTAAACTTGGACTTGATTAAAGTAGAAGGCAAGGTTGGTGGGAAGCTAGAGGACACTGAGCTAATATACGGAATTGCTGTTGACAAAGACATGAGCCATCCACAAATGCCAAAGAGAATTGAGGATGCTAATATTGCCATCTTGACCTGCCCATTTGAGCCCCCGAAGCCCAAGACAAAGCATAAGGTTGACATTGACACTGTAGAAAAATTCCAGACTCTGCGTGAGCAAGAGCAGAAATACTTTGATGAAATGGTTCAGAAATGCAAG GATGTTGGTGCAACCTTGGTTATTTGCCAATGGGGTTTTGACGATGAAGCCAATCACTTGCTTATGCATAGAAATCTGCCTGCTGTCAGATGGGTTGGTGGTGTTGAATTGGAATTGATTGCCATAGCTACAG GGGGGCGGATTGTTCCAAGATTCCAAGAGTTGAGTCCTGAAAAGCTTGGAAAG GCTGGATTAGTTAGAGAGAAGTCATTTGGAACAACAAAAGATCGAATGCTTTACATCGAGAAGTGTGCAAATTCCAGAGCTGTAACTATCTTCATTCGTGGTG GCAACAAAATGATGATTGAGGAGGCCAAGCGAAGTATTCATGATGCTCTGTGTGTGGCTAGGAATCTTATCCGCAATAACTCTATTGTTTATGGTGGCGGCTCAGCTGAGATATCTTGCTCAATAGCTGTCGATGCTGCTGCAGATCGATATGCTGGAGTTGAGCAG TATGCAATCAGATCGTTTGCTGATGCGTTGGACGGCATTCCACTAGCCTTAGCTGAAAACAGTGGTTTGCCACCTATTGATACACTGACTGCAGTAAAATCTCAGCAAGTTAAG GAAGGCAATCCCCACTGTGGCATTGACTGCAACGATGTCGGGACGAACGACATGAGAGAGCAGAACGTGTTTGAAACCCTGAttggcaagcagcagcagttatTGCTGGCAACGCAGGTGGTGAAGATGATTCTCAAGATTGACGATGTTATCACTCCGTCCGAGTTCTGA